Genomic DNA from Nitrosarchaeum koreense MY1:
CCGGTAGGGGAACTGGAACCAGAGAAATTGATGACGATAAAAAAGGCTGGGCAGGCGACGAATACAAAAAAATTCAAGACGAAAAGAAAAAACAAGCCGCAAATAGAATGATTCATACCGGTAGAGGAACTGGCTCAAAAAGACTAGGAGATTTACCAGATTCAAAACCAAGACCTTCAACCGAGGGTATGACCCGAATCACTGGTAGAGGAACAGGTTCAAGAAAGAGTACTAACAAAGGTTCATCATAGAACCTCAATTTTCCTTTTTAATTTCGTATATGTTATTCAAATGTTATTTATTCACTAAAAATCATCTTTGTGATATTCTGTAAAATTATTCAACCTATAACTACACTCATTTTATTATAATGTGTATTACTCACAAAATTTAGTATTAATTGATATGATGCAATTATCTTATCTGGTATATTTTTTAAAATTGAAAACTATTTTTTTATAATATTCTGCAGTGAATATTATGTTGTTTTATCTACCAATCCAACCCAGTTTTTTGAAATAAATAAACATCAATGCGACAGGTATTGTTGATGCCAAAATAATTAATATTAATACTGTATATGGTCCTAAAAATGATACTTGATCATTTAACCCCCCTGGCAAATTTATATTCATCCCATAAAATGTTCCAATCACTGTTCCGGGAATTGCAAATGTAAAAATTATTGTTAATGCCGCAAGTACTTTATTTGTTTTTTCAGTACTTAACATGAAGTCAGTATCTTTGTAAATTTCCATTGTCTCTCTAGATTCTTCCAGCGTTTCAATTACTTTATCAATATGATCTATTACATCATCAAAATACAGTGATAGATCATCTTCCTCAGAAAATTTTTTAATATTTTTTGTAATTTCTAATACAAATTTCTTTAATGGATTTGCTATTCGTCTCATTACATTAATTTCTCTTCTAAGTAAGGCTATACTTCTTGCAACAGATATTTTTTCATCAAAAACTTCATCTTCAAGATCATCTAAATTTGCAATTACTTTTCTTGATATATGTAAGAGTTCATCCACTAGAATGTCTATTATTTCATGGAGGAGATATTCTACGGATTTTCCTAATATTCTTTCTTTTCTATGTGCATCTAAATCATTTTTACAAATATTTACTAAATCTACTAATGGCTTTAAATCCCCTTGATGAACTGTTATTAGAAAATCTTTTCCGATGAATATTGATAACTGACTATTTCTTGAAATTCCCGGTTGTCTTAATAGAGATGGAAAATGTAATATCACAAAAAAATGATCCTGATAACTATCTAGTTTTGGAAGTTCTGATTTAGTCATACAGTCTTCAATGTTTAATGCATTCAAACGGTATGTTTCAGCTAATTTTTCAATATCACTTCTATCTGGATTTTGTAGATCAATCCACAAAAATCTCTTACCCTCAACGGTTTCAATTTTTCTTTCTACAGGTACCGCTTGTGGTTTTTTC
This window encodes:
- a CDS encoding magnesium transporter CorA family protein, translating into MKKGFITNRLHVGKKPQAVPVERKIETVEGKRFLWIDLQNPDRSDIEKLAETYRLNALNIEDCMTKSELPKLDSYQDHFFVILHFPSLLRQPGISRNSQLSIFIGKDFLITVHQGDLKPLVDLVNICKNDLDAHRKERILGKSVEYLLHEIIDILVDELLHISRKVIANLDDLEDEVFDEKISVARSIALLRREINVMRRIANPLKKFVLEITKNIKKFSEEDDLSLYFDDVIDHIDKVIETLEESRETMEIYKDTDFMLSTEKTNKVLAALTIIFTFAIPGTVIGTFYGMNINLPGGLNDQVSFLGPYTVLILIILASTIPVALMFIYFKKLGWIGR